From Stigmatopora nigra isolate UIUO_SnigA chromosome 5, RoL_Snig_1.1, whole genome shotgun sequence, a single genomic window includes:
- the LOC144197194 gene encoding afadin- and alpha-actinin-binding protein-like, translating to MPESSLDVKDVCSSSVKCPTPSQTGHMNHSPLHINSYMLTNFCTEDNVEECVEQINQELLSLGLSPVWTKLDGNSQVWMQSGSNLDGNIISVLNVMYELLQLHRKGSQTLENLEQEHLKSTKNVDSLQLTRTRLKEQLEIAKRENTGLFERERQHQLKVKSLQNSLKNEKEEIHKMQNIISSRASQYNHEMKRKEREFNKLKENLNQLLGDKKEKRLAIDIANKLGRADGKRSLWKTEKTEAKHEGEMYKTLLTDYESTQRELLLENAELRKVLKQMKKDMVVILSSRKSIAKGDKQDNGAIEIESNEEEEVLDPAKETSELFSVHTREKLTNSVRRQWRRLKNHVEKLDHRVSTDESEDAEPISRGKSKEMGKLKLEVRQCQDYILKQQHLLQKLSSQCEEEETSAGLGDSHISREKDRLRDEWKILEEQRKNFERERRNFTEAAIRLSQERKTFEEDRAMWLKHQFSNLSPFAGSKKPKRSKSQCTLQISTESKPSRASLPEKPLASPTPASTPSLSPSSSDRLHKLNLICESGSTKANRSEDAGDASFLVEQHNCWISGDDHSSFKLGRDKNGSL from the exons ACCAG gaattGTTATCACTGGGTCTTTCTCCGGTTTGGACGAAGCTCGATGGCAATTCACAGGTTTGGATGCAGTCAGGTAGCAACTTGGATGGGAATATCATCTCTGTGCTCAACGTCATGTACGAACTACTACAACTGCACCGCAAGGGCTCCCAAACCCTGGAGAACTTGGAGCAAGAGCATCTGAAGTCTACCAAAAATGTGGACTCCCTGCAGCTTACCAGGACACGGCTAAAG GAGCAGCTCGAAATTGCCAAAAGAGAGAACACTGGACTTTTTGAACGGGAAAGGCAGCATCAGCTGAAAGTCAAAAGCTTGCAGAACTCtctgaaaaatgaaaaggaagAG ATTCACAAGATGCAGAACATTATCTCTAGCCGAGCCAGCCAGTACAATCACGAGATGAAGAGGAAAGAGCGAGAGTTTAACAAACTGAAGGAGAACCTGAATCAGCTCCTGGGTGATAAAAAGGAGAAGAGACTTG CCATCGACATAGCAAACAAACTAGGAAGAGCAGATGGGAAAAGAAGCCTGTGGAAGACTGAGAAGACAGAAGCAAA GCACGAGGGGGAGATGTACAAAACTCTGCTCACGGACTACGAGAGCACGCAGAGGGAGCTACTGCTGGAAAATGCAGAGTTGAGAAAAGTTTTGAAACAGATGAAAAAAGACATGGTGGTCATTCTCAGTTCCAGAAAGTCAATTGCCAAAGGAGACAAACAGGACAACGGTGCCATAGAA ATTGAATCTAATGAAGAGGAAGAAGTGCTCGATCCTGCTAAGGAGACCTCGGAACTGTTTAGTGTTCACACTCGAGAGAAGCTGACTAATAGTGTTCGACGGCAGTGGAGAAGACTAAAAAATCACGTTGAAAAGCTGGACCACCGAG TTTCGACAGATGAAAGTGAAGACGCCGAGCCCATTTCCCGAGGAAAATCAAAAGAAATGGGCAAACTAAAGCTCGAGGTGCGGCAATGTCAAGACTACATTTTGAAACAACAACACCTCCTGCAG AAGCTAAGTTCTCAgtgtgaggaggaggagacttCCGCCGGGCTGGGCGACTCCCACATTTCCAGAGAAAAGGATCGTCTCCGGGACGAGTGGAAGATCCTGGAGGAACAGAGGAAGAACTTTGAGAGGGAGAGGAGGAACTTTACCGAGGCAGCAATTCGACTGAGCCAAGAG AGAAAAACTTTTGAGGAAGATCGCGCCATGTGGCTCAAACACCAGTTTTCAAATTTGAGCCCTTTTGCCGGCTCCAAGAAACCAAAGAGGTCAAAGTCACAATGCACCCTTCAAATAT CAACTGAAAGCAAGCCCAGTAGAGCATCACTTCCAGAAAAGCCCTTGGCCTCTCCCACCCCGGCAAGCACACCAAGCCTATCACCCTCTTCATCTGACCGCCTCCACAAATTAAACCTTATCTGTGAAAGCGG CTCGACCAAAGCAAATCGGAGTGAAGATGCGGGAGATGCCAGCTTTTTGGTGGAACAGCACAATTGTTGGATAAGCGGGGACGACCACAGCAGCTTTAAGCTCGGTCGGGACAAGAACGGGTCACTTTAA